One genomic segment of Hordeum vulgare subsp. vulgare chromosome 2H, MorexV3_pseudomolecules_assembly, whole genome shotgun sequence includes these proteins:
- the LOC123427033 gene encoding uncharacterized protein LOC123427033 isoform X2, translating to MESLFMQVFERRDWVIGQMRQQVDSHAESLACAFLAAGHRPPPWLLPSCAAGLQELNGKPIVPGLLFAGSQITTPATNRTVFQPPAVPCTSLRNVGVPNGYAGLDSICDTMDTNQHEVSQQKQVSVGQETVEPSSEVNMFSVVKRSRSRQRHIEDRSREKGQATNSGIRDVMQDMMQSSELATAGQEKGFYANQDRSTEFVKCSKDGDLGNQGVKLDCSQNQIVSSDNNVKVSVRSSFGVQVTGTVCHALPETYLSVEPKKLQFDGVESVCMNPASEQTMQQPVCALEGANLDLAVAHPLNEDPSSTSYSQVPQEQHLLARTSLEFKETDMETPMSPTSPVTQNETLNGKAAYDAVKCHSGKLSDVQIKFSALTKACNISVSNKKAESEVPEVMSSVSARRTSEMHSTERNSMTSAEDLQQNGTEQDTCLIENVVKENVNSCTAENDKRKSSQPSVQYLPSASHEKNILLGSDRSSVACDQKRSLQDGVEASDSLSSKRRRIRRRSDFDLSGTPCTNSSSLNHQHDISGHMLTSTNFSEKSHPSGPYFTRSSGSCKSMSLVSEGENAASDVYGNGNFSCGRRNKTSLLNGVLGNSPTASTSRSALEGLVFKISQEQKQNKLEVEFLTATAALPYCSDILSHNEENCTQQEGTCFEGQDLNVTAASVAGQEMAPEMDNLSSPIAILNQQNYSGMGLFTRFPSYEQASAPNAPFHEKLWYDSNVCGRKYKSCDPKGQLGDESFDCDGSMPVMEIFDVSDHLDSPIIGKRSFESLHDCHQLGTICSDPPNKHNTNTTSLHLPLTTTMSGKPRKCRLSDDLQYSASNSHSGLDSFGYELDSFFISDGIASCSSNTSSRQEINKTHLTPSVEKYCQKLSLRSGSGSEHMGSIPELEVFRIDEDNSIPEEDEYQDMAPGSVDVNYSCQRQSGGTALQDMTGLCQDNGNSPSHLMRSMDKGNIDLSAESVSSELTHHSNIRNNSSKPRYNHPTSVKRVGKVSCSLHDRSGTTEIIKNRSGRHRSEANIDKQGTAEIIDSRNGRHRSEANVDRQSKPSNIVANVTSFVPLVKQKLQSTTVCVKKDGKVKALKAAEVAKRLEEKKQKEQEKRKAAAKAERERLKQEKEQKQKLEEEQKKRREVDAAAKKRQREEGEKRETMKRRKCMDEARKQQKQPMDRQRGMKDEKDARQKASDNMEPRKNLVDVGKNQVKPDETNEHALRSKANESKDEKRVAVDDRNASFGSDAKENTLNSLEESYTMTPYKDSDDEDDDDYDGHVQEARRRRKFVPSWARKENLDNILLSNKALNPREIFARKLSFNISEVLSAQRVER from the exons AGCTAAATGGCAAACCGATTGTTCCGGGGTTACTTTTCGCTGGAAGCCAGATTACTACACCAGCAACCAACAGAACCGTCTTTCAGCCACCAGCTGTTCCTTGTACTTCACTCAGAAACGTGGGGGTTCCAAATGGATATGCTGGTCTAGACTCTATTTGTGATACCATGGATACTAACCAACATGAAGTGTCTCAGCAAAAGCAGGTTTCAGTTGGCCAGGAGACTGTTGAGCCTAGTTCTGAAGTCAACATGTTCTCTGTGGTAAAGCGTTCCAGGTCAAGACAGCGTCATATTGAAGATCGCTCGCGTGAGAAGGGTCAAGCGACAAATAGTGGAATCAGGGATGttatgcaagacatgatgcagaGTTCTGAACTTGCAACTGCAG GTCAGGAAAAAGGTTTTTATGCCAATCAGGATAGATCAACTGAATTTGTCAAGTGCAGTAAAGATGGTGATCTTGGAAATCAAGGAGTTAAGTTAGATTGTTCTCAGAACCAGATTGTAAGTTCTGATAATAATGTCAAGGTTTCTGTTAGAAGTTCTTTCGGAGTGCAAGTTACAGGCACTGTGTGCCATGCACTCCCTGAAACTTATCTGTCGGTTGAGCCGAAAAAACTTCAATTCGATGGTGTCGAATCAGTTTGCATGAATCCTGCAAGTGAACAGACGATGCAGCAACCAGTATGTGCCCTGGAAGGTGCCAATCTTGATCTTGCTGTGGCACATCCCTTAAATGAAGACCCATCTTCTACCAGCTATTCTCAAGTTCCTCAGGAGCAACATCTGTTGGCCAGAACATCTTTAGAATTCAAGGAGACTGATATGGAGACTCCCATGAGCCCCACTTCCCCGGTTACACAGAATGAGACGCTCAATGGAAAGGCAGCATATGATGCGGTCAAATGCCATTCAGGAAAGCTGAGCGATGTGCAGATAAAATTCTCAGCTTTGACCAAAGCATGCAACATTTCTGTCAGCAACAAAAAGGCTGAGTCTGAAGTGCCAGAAGTTATGAGCAGTGTTTCAGCTAGAAGAACCAGCGAAATGCACTCAACTGAAAGGAACAGTATGACTTCAGCCGAAGATCTGCAACAAAATG gaacggaacaagacacctgtCTTATTGAGAATGTTGTTAAAGAAAATGTTAATTCATGTACAGCAGAAAACGATAAACGGAAATCTTCACAGCCTTCTGTTCAATACTTACCTAGTGCATCACATGAGAAAAACATTCTACTCGGGTCAGACAGAAGCAGTGTTGCTTGTGACCAGAAGAGGTCACTTCAAGATGGAGTTGAAGCAAGTGATAGTTTGTCATCtaaaaggagaagaataaggcgcCGATCAGACTTTGACCTTTCCGGGACTCCTTGCACAAATTCATCGTCTCTGAACCACCAACATGACATTTCTGGTCATATGTTAACCTCGACAAATTTCTCAGAGAAATCCCATCCTTCAGGTCCTTACTTCACAAGGAGTTCAGGATCCTGCAAGAGCATGTCTCTGGTGTCAGAGGGGGAGAATGCTGCAAGTGATGTTTATGGAAATGGGAATTtttcatgtggaagaagaaataaaactagTCTATTAAATGGCGTTCTTGGTAACTCTCCAACCGCAAGCACTAGCAGGAGTGCACTGGAAGGACTGGTCTTCAAAATTTCTCAAGAACAGAAACAAAATAAGTTGGAAGTTGAGTTTCTGACAGCAACTGCTGCTTTGCCTTATTGCTCTGACATCCTATCTCATAATGAGGAAAACTGCACACAGCAG GAAGGTACTTGCTTTGAAGGTCAGGACCTAAATGTCACTGCTGCAAGTGTGGCAGGCCAGGAAATGGCTCCTGAGATGGATAACTTATCATCTCCAATTGCAATATTAAATCAACAAAATTATTCTGGAATGGGACTGTTTACTCGATTCCCGAGTTATGAACAAGCATCTGCTCCTAATGCACCGTTTCATGAGAAATTATGGTATGACTCGAATGTATGTGGTAGGAAATATAAAAGTTGTGATCCAAAGGGACAATTGGGTGATGAATCGTTTGATTGTGATGGTTCAATGCCAGTAATGGAGATCTTTGATGTCTCTGACCATTTGGACAGCCCAATTATCGGAAAAAGGTCATTTGAGTCCCTTCACGATTGTCACCAACTAGGCACCATTTGTTCAGATCCTCCAAACAAGCATAATACTAACACAACTAGTTTGCATCTGCCATTGACAACTACTATGTCTGGTAAACCCAGAAAGTGTCGCCTCTCTGATGATCTGCAATACAGTGCTAGTAACAGTCACAGTGGTCTGGACTCCTTTGGATATGAACTTGATTCGTTTTTTATTTCTGATGGCATAGCCTCTTGCTCTTCAAATACCAGCAGCAGACAAGAGATTAATAAAACTCATTTGACTCCATCTGTTGAAAAATATTGCCAGAAACTTTCATTAAGATCTGGATCTGGTTCAGAACATATGGGTTCTATTCCTGAACTTGAAGTCTTTCGAATTGATGAAGACAACAGCATTCCGGAAGAAGATGAGTACCAAGACATGGCTCCTGGATCTGTAGATGTGAATTACTCATGCCAGCGACAATCTGGGGGAACAGCACTTCAGGATATGACTGGATTATGTCAAGACAATGGAAATTCTCCGTCTCATTTGATGAGAAGCATGGATAAAGGTAACATAGACTTGAGTGCAGAATCTGTCAGTAGTGAGCTCACTCATCATTCAAATATCAGAAATAATAGCAGTAAGCCAAGATACAATCACCCTACTTCAGTTAAGAGAGTAGGAAAAGTATCCTGTTCTCTTCATGACAGATCAGGTACGACAGAAATAATCAAAAACAGAAGTGGAAGACATAGGAGTGAAGCAAATATTGACAAACAAGGCACGGCAGAGATAATCGATAGCAGAAATGGAAGACACAGGAGTGAAGCAAATGTTGACAGACAATCTAAGCCTAGCAATATTGTTGCCAATGTGACATCTTTTGTACCTCTTGTAAAACAAAAGTTGCAATCTACAACAGTGTGCG TTAAAAAAGATGGTAAGGTGAAGGCACTCAAGGCAGCTGAAGTTGCAAAACGTCTTGAAGAGAAGAAACAAAAGGAGCAAGAAAAGCGCAAAGCGGCTGCAAAAGCAGAGCGTGAAAGACTGAAGCAAGAGaaggaacaaaaacaaaaacttgaaGAGGAACAAAAGAAGAGACGAGAAGTTGATGCGGCTGCTAAGAAGCGGCAgagggaagaaggggaaaagaGGGAAACGATGAAAAGAAGAAAATGCATGGATGAAGCTCGAAAGCAACAGAAGCAGCCTATGGATAGACAACGAGGCATGAAGGATGAGAAAGATGCTCGTCAAAAAGCTTCT GATAATATGGAGCCAAGGAAGAATTTGGTTGATGTAGGCAAAAACCAAGTTAAACCCGATGAGACTAACGAACATGCCCTTCGatccaaggccaatgaaagtaagGACGAGAAACGTGTTGCAGTAGATGACAGGAATGCAAGTTTTGGATCTGATGCTAAGGAAAATACCCTGAACAGTCTCGAGGAG TCCTACACAATGACTCCGTATAAAGActctgatgatgaggatgatgatgattacgACGGACATGTACAAGAAGCAAGGCGCAGAAGGAAATTTGTTCCTTCTTGGGCTCG AAAAGAAAACCTGGATAACATCTTACTATCCAATAAAGCATTAAACCCTAGAGAGATTTTTGCACGGAAGCTGTCCTTCAACATATCTGAAG TTCTTTCGGCCCAGCGTGTCGAAAGATAG
- the LOC123427033 gene encoding uncharacterized protein LOC123427033 isoform X1: protein MESLFMQVFERRDWVIGQMRQQVDSHAESLACAFLAAGHRPPPWLLPSCAAGLQELNGKPIVPGLLFAGSQITTPATNRTVFQPPAVPCTSLRNVGVPNGYAGLDSICDTMDTNQHEVSQQKQVSVGQETVEPSSEVNMFSVVKRSRSRQRHIEDRSREKGQATNSGIRDVMQDMMQSSELATAGLNKTTASLSSKPCGDGENNAITTASLPGQEKGFYANQDRSTEFVKCSKDGDLGNQGVKLDCSQNQIVSSDNNVKVSVRSSFGVQVTGTVCHALPETYLSVEPKKLQFDGVESVCMNPASEQTMQQPVCALEGANLDLAVAHPLNEDPSSTSYSQVPQEQHLLARTSLEFKETDMETPMSPTSPVTQNETLNGKAAYDAVKCHSGKLSDVQIKFSALTKACNISVSNKKAESEVPEVMSSVSARRTSEMHSTERNSMTSAEDLQQNGTEQDTCLIENVVKENVNSCTAENDKRKSSQPSVQYLPSASHEKNILLGSDRSSVACDQKRSLQDGVEASDSLSSKRRRIRRRSDFDLSGTPCTNSSSLNHQHDISGHMLTSTNFSEKSHPSGPYFTRSSGSCKSMSLVSEGENAASDVYGNGNFSCGRRNKTSLLNGVLGNSPTASTSRSALEGLVFKISQEQKQNKLEVEFLTATAALPYCSDILSHNEENCTQQEGTCFEGQDLNVTAASVAGQEMAPEMDNLSSPIAILNQQNYSGMGLFTRFPSYEQASAPNAPFHEKLWYDSNVCGRKYKSCDPKGQLGDESFDCDGSMPVMEIFDVSDHLDSPIIGKRSFESLHDCHQLGTICSDPPNKHNTNTTSLHLPLTTTMSGKPRKCRLSDDLQYSASNSHSGLDSFGYELDSFFISDGIASCSSNTSSRQEINKTHLTPSVEKYCQKLSLRSGSGSEHMGSIPELEVFRIDEDNSIPEEDEYQDMAPGSVDVNYSCQRQSGGTALQDMTGLCQDNGNSPSHLMRSMDKGNIDLSAESVSSELTHHSNIRNNSSKPRYNHPTSVKRVGKVSCSLHDRSGTTEIIKNRSGRHRSEANIDKQGTAEIIDSRNGRHRSEANVDRQSKPSNIVANVTSFVPLVKQKLQSTTVCVKKDGKVKALKAAEVAKRLEEKKQKEQEKRKAAAKAERERLKQEKEQKQKLEEEQKKRREVDAAAKKRQREEGEKRETMKRRKCMDEARKQQKQPMDRQRGMKDEKDARQKASDNMEPRKNLVDVGKNQVKPDETNEHALRSKANESKDEKRVAVDDRNASFGSDAKENTLNSLEESYTMTPYKDSDDEDDDDYDGHVQEARRRRKFVPSWARKENLDNILLSNKALNPREIFARKLSFNISEVLSAQRVER from the exons AGCTAAATGGCAAACCGATTGTTCCGGGGTTACTTTTCGCTGGAAGCCAGATTACTACACCAGCAACCAACAGAACCGTCTTTCAGCCACCAGCTGTTCCTTGTACTTCACTCAGAAACGTGGGGGTTCCAAATGGATATGCTGGTCTAGACTCTATTTGTGATACCATGGATACTAACCAACATGAAGTGTCTCAGCAAAAGCAGGTTTCAGTTGGCCAGGAGACTGTTGAGCCTAGTTCTGAAGTCAACATGTTCTCTGTGGTAAAGCGTTCCAGGTCAAGACAGCGTCATATTGAAGATCGCTCGCGTGAGAAGGGTCAAGCGACAAATAGTGGAATCAGGGATGttatgcaagacatgatgcagaGTTCTGAACTTGCAACTGCAGGTTTGAACAAAACAACTGCATCATTATCCTCCAAACCATGTGGTGACGGTGAAAACAATGCTATAACAACGGCCTCTTTGCCAGGTCAGGAAAAAGGTTTTTATGCCAATCAGGATAGATCAACTGAATTTGTCAAGTGCAGTAAAGATGGTGATCTTGGAAATCAAGGAGTTAAGTTAGATTGTTCTCAGAACCAGATTGTAAGTTCTGATAATAATGTCAAGGTTTCTGTTAGAAGTTCTTTCGGAGTGCAAGTTACAGGCACTGTGTGCCATGCACTCCCTGAAACTTATCTGTCGGTTGAGCCGAAAAAACTTCAATTCGATGGTGTCGAATCAGTTTGCATGAATCCTGCAAGTGAACAGACGATGCAGCAACCAGTATGTGCCCTGGAAGGTGCCAATCTTGATCTTGCTGTGGCACATCCCTTAAATGAAGACCCATCTTCTACCAGCTATTCTCAAGTTCCTCAGGAGCAACATCTGTTGGCCAGAACATCTTTAGAATTCAAGGAGACTGATATGGAGACTCCCATGAGCCCCACTTCCCCGGTTACACAGAATGAGACGCTCAATGGAAAGGCAGCATATGATGCGGTCAAATGCCATTCAGGAAAGCTGAGCGATGTGCAGATAAAATTCTCAGCTTTGACCAAAGCATGCAACATTTCTGTCAGCAACAAAAAGGCTGAGTCTGAAGTGCCAGAAGTTATGAGCAGTGTTTCAGCTAGAAGAACCAGCGAAATGCACTCAACTGAAAGGAACAGTATGACTTCAGCCGAAGATCTGCAACAAAATG gaacggaacaagacacctgtCTTATTGAGAATGTTGTTAAAGAAAATGTTAATTCATGTACAGCAGAAAACGATAAACGGAAATCTTCACAGCCTTCTGTTCAATACTTACCTAGTGCATCACATGAGAAAAACATTCTACTCGGGTCAGACAGAAGCAGTGTTGCTTGTGACCAGAAGAGGTCACTTCAAGATGGAGTTGAAGCAAGTGATAGTTTGTCATCtaaaaggagaagaataaggcgcCGATCAGACTTTGACCTTTCCGGGACTCCTTGCACAAATTCATCGTCTCTGAACCACCAACATGACATTTCTGGTCATATGTTAACCTCGACAAATTTCTCAGAGAAATCCCATCCTTCAGGTCCTTACTTCACAAGGAGTTCAGGATCCTGCAAGAGCATGTCTCTGGTGTCAGAGGGGGAGAATGCTGCAAGTGATGTTTATGGAAATGGGAATTtttcatgtggaagaagaaataaaactagTCTATTAAATGGCGTTCTTGGTAACTCTCCAACCGCAAGCACTAGCAGGAGTGCACTGGAAGGACTGGTCTTCAAAATTTCTCAAGAACAGAAACAAAATAAGTTGGAAGTTGAGTTTCTGACAGCAACTGCTGCTTTGCCTTATTGCTCTGACATCCTATCTCATAATGAGGAAAACTGCACACAGCAG GAAGGTACTTGCTTTGAAGGTCAGGACCTAAATGTCACTGCTGCAAGTGTGGCAGGCCAGGAAATGGCTCCTGAGATGGATAACTTATCATCTCCAATTGCAATATTAAATCAACAAAATTATTCTGGAATGGGACTGTTTACTCGATTCCCGAGTTATGAACAAGCATCTGCTCCTAATGCACCGTTTCATGAGAAATTATGGTATGACTCGAATGTATGTGGTAGGAAATATAAAAGTTGTGATCCAAAGGGACAATTGGGTGATGAATCGTTTGATTGTGATGGTTCAATGCCAGTAATGGAGATCTTTGATGTCTCTGACCATTTGGACAGCCCAATTATCGGAAAAAGGTCATTTGAGTCCCTTCACGATTGTCACCAACTAGGCACCATTTGTTCAGATCCTCCAAACAAGCATAATACTAACACAACTAGTTTGCATCTGCCATTGACAACTACTATGTCTGGTAAACCCAGAAAGTGTCGCCTCTCTGATGATCTGCAATACAGTGCTAGTAACAGTCACAGTGGTCTGGACTCCTTTGGATATGAACTTGATTCGTTTTTTATTTCTGATGGCATAGCCTCTTGCTCTTCAAATACCAGCAGCAGACAAGAGATTAATAAAACTCATTTGACTCCATCTGTTGAAAAATATTGCCAGAAACTTTCATTAAGATCTGGATCTGGTTCAGAACATATGGGTTCTATTCCTGAACTTGAAGTCTTTCGAATTGATGAAGACAACAGCATTCCGGAAGAAGATGAGTACCAAGACATGGCTCCTGGATCTGTAGATGTGAATTACTCATGCCAGCGACAATCTGGGGGAACAGCACTTCAGGATATGACTGGATTATGTCAAGACAATGGAAATTCTCCGTCTCATTTGATGAGAAGCATGGATAAAGGTAACATAGACTTGAGTGCAGAATCTGTCAGTAGTGAGCTCACTCATCATTCAAATATCAGAAATAATAGCAGTAAGCCAAGATACAATCACCCTACTTCAGTTAAGAGAGTAGGAAAAGTATCCTGTTCTCTTCATGACAGATCAGGTACGACAGAAATAATCAAAAACAGAAGTGGAAGACATAGGAGTGAAGCAAATATTGACAAACAAGGCACGGCAGAGATAATCGATAGCAGAAATGGAAGACACAGGAGTGAAGCAAATGTTGACAGACAATCTAAGCCTAGCAATATTGTTGCCAATGTGACATCTTTTGTACCTCTTGTAAAACAAAAGTTGCAATCTACAACAGTGTGCG TTAAAAAAGATGGTAAGGTGAAGGCACTCAAGGCAGCTGAAGTTGCAAAACGTCTTGAAGAGAAGAAACAAAAGGAGCAAGAAAAGCGCAAAGCGGCTGCAAAAGCAGAGCGTGAAAGACTGAAGCAAGAGaaggaacaaaaacaaaaacttgaaGAGGAACAAAAGAAGAGACGAGAAGTTGATGCGGCTGCTAAGAAGCGGCAgagggaagaaggggaaaagaGGGAAACGATGAAAAGAAGAAAATGCATGGATGAAGCTCGAAAGCAACAGAAGCAGCCTATGGATAGACAACGAGGCATGAAGGATGAGAAAGATGCTCGTCAAAAAGCTTCT GATAATATGGAGCCAAGGAAGAATTTGGTTGATGTAGGCAAAAACCAAGTTAAACCCGATGAGACTAACGAACATGCCCTTCGatccaaggccaatgaaagtaagGACGAGAAACGTGTTGCAGTAGATGACAGGAATGCAAGTTTTGGATCTGATGCTAAGGAAAATACCCTGAACAGTCTCGAGGAG TCCTACACAATGACTCCGTATAAAGActctgatgatgaggatgatgatgattacgACGGACATGTACAAGAAGCAAGGCGCAGAAGGAAATTTGTTCCTTCTTGGGCTCG AAAAGAAAACCTGGATAACATCTTACTATCCAATAAAGCATTAAACCCTAGAGAGATTTTTGCACGGAAGCTGTCCTTCAACATATCTGAAG TTCTTTCGGCCCAGCGTGTCGAAAGATAG